From a single Callithrix jacchus isolate 240 chromosome 5, calJac240_pri, whole genome shotgun sequence genomic region:
- the LOC144576539 gene encoding uncharacterized protein LOC144576539, which translates to MSKHLLLLLLPGVHECVGESEVPEVAVPPPAPRKCSRGRPRGHLQSGKTKWSHAGESSMEWGKMARSRRREKKNREEARTPEGLIRVAEGEPPLKMPVTHLLGTALLFHLLPAPAGIPKCSLNQYQASE; encoded by the exons ATGTCAAAgcacctgctgctgctgctgctacctgGGGTGCACGAGTGTGTCGGGGAAAGCGAGGTGCCTGAAGTGGCCGTCCCTCCCCCAGCACCCCGCAAGTGCTCCAGAGGAAGGCCGCGGGGGCATCTGCAGTCAGGAAAGACAAAATGGAGCCACGCAGGGGAAAGCAGCATGGAGTGGGGGAAGATGGCACGTTCCCGGCGCAGGGAGAAGAAGAACAG GGAGGAGGCAAGAACTCCAGAGGGGCTTATCCGAGTGGCAGAAGGAGAGCCCCCACTGAAAATGCCTGTTACACACCTTCTGGGAACCGCCCTCCTCTTTcacctcctcccagccccagctggAATTCCCAAATGTAGCCTAAACCAGTACCAGGCCAGCGAATAA